Below is a genomic region from Deinococcus arcticus.
CACCATCAGGGCGTCGGGGTAATTCACGCTGGCGGCGCGGACCTCCAGCGTCACCTCGCCGGGGCCGGGCAGCGGATCGGGGCGGTCTTGCAGGGTCAGGGCTTCGGGCGGGGCAAAGGCCGTACAGGTCAGGGCGCGCATGGAAACACCTCCGTATAGGTGGCCCCATCTTAACGCAGGCGTTCATACTGTACGTCTACGGACACCTTCCGCTCTGGCCCCATCTTTCGCCTCCAAGGAGACCTGCCATGCCCCCTGTGCTCAGCCGCCGCGACCTGAATTTCCAGCTGTTCGAGGTGCTTGATACCGCCGCCCTGACCGCCCGCGCGCGCTTTTCCAGTCATACCCGCGAGGACTACGAGGCGGTGCTGACCCTGGCCTTGGACGTGGCCGAGCGTCACTTTGCGCCGTATGCCCGCGAGGCCGACGAGCACGAGCCCACGCTGCGTGAAGGCCGGGTGGTGCTGCCCCTCTCCGCGCAGGCGGCCATGCAGGCATTCCGGGAAGCCGGCTTTTTCAGCGCCCACCACGACGAGGAACTGGGTGGGCTGGCCCTGCCCTGGGTGGTCATGCAGGCGGCCATGGCGCATTTTCAGGCTGCCAACATCGGTTACAGCGGCTACCCCTTCCTGACCATCGGCAACGCCAACCTGCAGCGGCAGTTCGCCTCGCCGGAGCAGCAGCGGCGGTACATGATGCCGCTGCTGGAGGGCCGCTGGTTCGGCACCATGGCGCTGTCTGAACCGCAGGCGGGCTCCGGGCTGGCGGACATTTCCACCACTGCCACGCCACGCCCCGACGGCACCTACGCCATTCGCGGCACCAAGATGTGGATTTCGGGCGGCGAACACGAACTCACCGAGAACATCGTGCATCTGGTGCTGGCGCGCATGGCGGGGGGCGAGGCAGGTGTGCGCGGCATCAGCCTGTTTCTGGTGCCCCGCTTTCGCCTGCGCCAGGACGGCTCGCCCGGAGAGACCAACCATGTGGTGCTGGCGGGCCTGAACCACAAACTGGGTTACCGGGGCACCGTGAACACGCTGCTGAACTTTGGCGAGGGCGGCGAAACGGTGGGCGAACTGGTGGGGGCGCCGGGGCAGGGCTTGGCGCAGATGTTCCACATGATGAACGAGGCCCGCATTGGCGTGGGTCTGGGCGCAGTCATGCTGGGCAGTGCCGGCTACCAGCACAGCCTCGCCTACGCCCGTGAACGCCGGCAGGGGCGGCGCCCGGGCGCGCGTGATCCGCTCTCGCCCCCGGTGCCCATCATTGAACACGCCGATGTGCGCCGCCTGCTGCTGCGCCAGAAGGCCACCGTGGAAGGGGGGCTGGCCCTGGGGCTGTATGCCTGCGCACTGGTGGACGACCTGCACACCGGGCCCCAGGAGGCGCGCGCGGACACAGGGCTGCTGCTGGACCTGCTCACGCCCATCGTCAAAAGCTGGCCCAGCCGCCATGTTCAGGCCGCCCTCAGCGACGCCATTCAGGTGATGGGCGGCGCGGGCTATACCCGGGATTTCCCTGTCGAGATGTACTACCGTGACAACCGCCTCAACCCTATCCACGAGGGCACGGAAGGCATTCAGGCCGCCGATCTGCTGGGCCGCAAGCTCACGCAGGCGGGCGGGCGGGGCCTGAGCGTGCTGCTGACGCGCCTGGAGGCGGACCTGGCGGCCAGTGAGCCCCTGACTGGCCTGGATGAGATTCGTTCAGGCGTGCGCGGGGCGGCGCAGGCGGGCCCGGCGGCCCTGGGGGCCCTGCTGGCCCGCGCCGCCGACCTGGGCCCGGAACGGGTGCTGGCCGGGGCCCACAGCGCCCTGGAACTGCTGGGCGGCGTGGTGTTGGGCTGGATGTGGCTGCGGCAGGCGGCGGCAGCGGCCCGCGCCCTGCCCACCGCGCGCGGAGAAGACACTGCTTTTTACCAGGGCAAGCTGCAGGCTGCCCGATTCTTTGCGTTGCATGAACTGCCCAGAATTCGCGTGCACATCGAACTGCTGGCCGCCGCCGACACCACCGCTCTAGACATGTCGCCCGAGTGGTTCTGACCACCTGTCGCCACCTGTCCGGCGGGCTGGGGTAGGGTGAGGCCACACGACAATTCAGCGCCCCTGTGACCGGTTCCAACCATCGGCCCCAGCGCTGGATTCGCGTGCTGGCGCGCGGTTTGCGCCCGGAGGTGACATGACGAACGCCCGTCTGCTGGTCCTCTTGCCTGCGCTGCTGGCTGCCTGTAGCGCTCCGTCCTCTCCCCAGCTGGCGTCCGGCCCAGAAGCCGCCCGGCTGAGTGCACAGTCAGTGCTGACGTGGCAGGCGCTGCGCCAGGGTGACAGTGGCCGCGATGTGGTCACGCTGCAGTATCTGCTGCGCCACCGGGGCCAGACCCTGAGTGTGGACGGGGCTTTTGGCGCCGGCACCGACACCGCCGTGCGCAACTTCCAGCGGGCGAGCGGCCTGACGGTGGATGGCATCGTGGGGGGCAACACCTGGGAAAAACTGATCGCCACGGTGCGCCAGGGTGACAGCAACAACGCCGTGCGCGCCGTGCAGGACCAGCTGCGCAGCGGTTACGGCTACGGCAGCGTGACCGTGGACGGCGTGTTTGGCGCGGGCACCAATACCGCCGTGCGCGACTTCCAGAGCAAACGTGGCCTCAGCGCCGACGGCGTGGTGGGTCTGAACACCTGGCACGCGCTGGTGACGGGCAGCAGCACCGGCGGCACCGGCACCACCGCCAGCCTCGCCAGCCAGATTCTGAACAACAGCCGTATCACGCTGGGCACCAGCAGCTCCACGGTAAACGGCAATCCCCGGCAGAACATCGTGGACACGGCGGCCGGTCGCCTCGCCACGCGCGGCTGCGCCAGCAACGCCAACTGCGGCCTGACCGTGGCCCTGAAGCGGTCCATGCTGCAGGGGCTGGCCAGCATGGGCGCGAACAATTCCATGTACATCACGTCCATTGCGGGCGGCGTGCATTCCACCTATTCCGACCACTACGCCGGGCTGGCCCTGGACATCGGCACCTGGAACGGCGTGAGCCTCGCCAGCCCCAACAGCGCCCACACGGCCGCGCGCAACGCCTGCATTGCGGCGGGCAGCGACCCCAGCCAGACCTTCAACGCCTACTACGATCCGCCCGGCGGGCACAGCAACCACGTGCACTGCGCCTGGAACTGACAGATGGCGGCCAAAAATGTCTTGACCCGGCGCGACCTGCTGCGCCTGGGGGCCCTGGTGGGCGGTGGCGCTTTTCTGGCCAGCTGCGGCGTGAAGGTCGCCAGCCCGGCCCTGCCCCAGACCCCCCTGAATGCCCTGGCGGTCGCCTCACCTTCGGTGGCGGGCACAGCCGCCTGGGCCGCTCAGGCCCCCAGGTCGCCCATTGTGTTGCTCTCGGCGCGGCCCACGCGCCTGATTGTGCACCACACCGCCAGTGCCAACACCAGCGACCTCTCGCGCGCCCAGGCGTACAGCCTCGCCCGCTCCATTCAGCAAAGCCACTTCTCTCGTGGCTGGATTGATTCGGGCCAGCAGTTCACCATCAGCCGGGGCGGCTATGTGCTCGAAGGCCGCCACCGCAGCCTCGAAGCGGCCCAGGGTGGGCAGCAGCACGTGCAGGGCGCCCACTGCGACGGCTTCAATGACGTCTCGGTGGGCATTGAGAACGAGGGCACCTACATGACCGTCTCGCCCCCGGGCGGGCAGTACAGCGCCCTGGTGGGCCTGTGCGCGTGGCTGTGCCAGCAGTACGGCATTCCCGCCAGCGAGCTGTACGGCCACCGCGATTTCAACAACACCGACTGCCCCGGCGACGTGCTGTACGCCAAACTGCCGCAGTTGCGCGCCGATGTGGCGGCCCGGCTGGGCGTGAGTCTGCGCCTGTGGCCCACCACCCGCGCCCCCATGACCGGTGAGCGGGTGCGCAGTGCCCAGCGCCTGTTGCTGGCTGCCGGGCAGAGCCTGACTGCCGACGGCACCTACGGCAGTGGCACGGCGAGTGCGGTGCGCGCCTTTCAGAGCGGCGTGGGCCTGACCCCTGACGGCGTGATCGGTTCGGCCACCTGGGAGCGCCTGATCCGCACCGTGCGGCGGGGCGACAGCGGGCCGGCGGTGCAGGCAGCCCAGGGCCAGCTGGCGGCGCGCGGCTACAGCGTGGCGGTGGACGGCGTGTTCGGGGCCGGCACCGAAACAGCGGTCCGGAACTTTCAGACCAGCCGGGGCCTGGGTGCCGACGGCGTGGTGGGCCCCAACACCTGGCACGCCCTGCAAAGTTAAGTCACTCCGCTGCTGGTCCCCAGATCAACCGAGCGAAGCGAGTATCGAAATAAGCGCAGCCTGAAAGCCGCCGCCCGGAGCATTTTCCTGGGCGGCGGCTTTCAGGTTGCGGGCAGACTCAGCTGGGCTTGTAACCGCAGCTCAGGCTGCCCAGATACAGCGCGTCGCGGTGCTGGCGGCCGCCGCCCGCGTTCTTGTGCTCGTGGGCAAGGTGGGCTTCGAGCGCCGCCGCCGAGATGCTGATGACCACGTAAGCGTTGTTGTCCACAGCGCTCGTGGCGTGGCAGACGAGCACCTTGTTGTCATGTCCTTCGTACGAGCCGCCGTTGCCCCGCAGGTAACCCGGCATCACGTCCTTGACCACCACGCCTGAGGGAAGGGTGACTGGCGCGTTGGCAGAGGGCGTGGCCGAGGCCAGCGAGGCGGCGCCCAGCAGGGCCAGCAGGAGTGCGCTTCGTTTCATAGTTCCTCCCGGTACAGGCTGAAATGGCGCTGTACGGTGTACCGGCCAGTGTAAGGTTTTTCACGTCTACACGAAAGCGCCCCGGTGGGGAGGGTCCCTGAAGTCAGGCACACCCCAGTGAAAAGAGCGAAAGACAGGCACGTTAAGCCAGAAAATGTGATTTTAGACATGATGCAAAGTTGTCTAGACAATATGGATTCATTCAATGGGGGAAAGTGAGCTGCGTTCATTGACCTTCTCCAGAGCGCGCTCTAAGATTCCTTTCACGAGCTACATCTCAATTTCATCTGCACTCGTTGTTTCTGCATGAACGGTGGCCCCCACGTCTCTGCGCAATTGGTGTCGTCTGGTCACCTGTTCTCCGCCTGCTCTCTTCGTAAGGAGTCACTTTCACCCATGGCCCTGAAACCCCTGTCTATCGGCTCCGCCTTCGTGCTCGGCACCCTTCTGATCGGCTGCAACCCGCCGACCACGCCTGCAGACACCACGGCGCCCACCATTGCCCTCAGCGCCACCCCCAATCCCGTGACCGCCAACGGCACCTTCACCCTGAAGGCCGCCGTCAGTGACGATGTGGGCGTGACCAAGGTTGAGTTCTATGACGGCGCGACCAAGCTGGGCGAGGACACCACGGCCCCCTACGAATTGCCTGTGGCAGTCACCATTGCCAACAACGGCAAGAAGACCTATACCGCCACTGCCTACGACGCGGCCGGTAACAAAGCCAGCGCCAATACCGAAGTCAATGTGACGATTACCGACGTCACCGCTCCCACCGTGTCACTGACGGCTACTCCCAACCCCGTGACCGCAGCGGGCACTGTTACCCTCAGAGCCACTGCTGCGGATAACGTGGGCGTGACCAAGGTGGAGTTCTTTGAAGGCACCACCAAGCTGGGTGAGGACACCACCGCACCCTTTGAAATGACGGTCAGCCTGAACGCCGTGCAAAACGGCAAAAAGACCTACACAGCGACTGCCTACGACGCCGCCGGCAACAAGACCAGCGCCAGCACCGAGGTGACCGTGGCAATCACGGCCGCCACCGCGCCTCTGCGCGGCACCGTGGTGGACCAGAACATCGGCGCCCCCGTGGCTGGCAGCACCATCACCGTGATGCAGGGCGGCACCACCCTGGGCACCGTGACCACAGACGCCAACGGTCAGTTCACCCTGAACGGCCTGAGCGCCGGCACCTATGACCTCAAGGCGCGCAAGACCGGCATGGCCGGCTCTGACCTGTACGGCGTGATGGTGGGCACCGATACCCCCAGCGTGCAGCTGGTGCAGCGCCCAGCCTTCGACACGGCCGTGAGCCCTGAGCCCGCCCAGATCAGCTTCACGCGCGCCGACGGCACGACCCCTCTGGCCGGGTCCACCTTCACCAACAGCGTGGACTTCAAGATCAAGACGGACGCCAACTACACCGGACCCATTCGCATCATGTACGCCCAGCTGGGCCGTACCCCGGGCTCGGGCGTCATCACGGCGTCCAATACCGCCAACAACTGGAACTTTTCGCCGCCCCAGGACCAGCAGGGCGTCATTGAGAGTCCGGGGGTCACGGTGCCCAATGCGAGCTCGCCCAACTTCATCGCGGGCTTTGGCACCGCGGCGGGCGAGACGGTCTACCTGCAGATCATGGTGGTGGACTTCAACTTCAACTACTCGCGCTACATCGTGCCGATCAAGCTGATCAACACGAACGCCAGCCAGAACGTGACGGTGACGGCCCCCACGGCCGCTGCCGCCACCGCCTTCACCCTGAAGCAGGAAGGTTCGTGGACCACGCCCTACAACACCCCCAACCCCGACGCCGCCCCCAACGGTTCGGGCGTGTTCGTGGAAGTGCGCTGGTGCTACACCAACACGGCCGCCGTGCCCTTCGCCTTCGACATCGAGCGCTCCGAGAACGGCACCACCTTCACCAAGGTGGGCACGGTGGGCGGCGGCGCCAACGCCAGCTGCAGCGCCACCAACCAGGCGTCCCGTCCCTACAACTTCCGT
It encodes:
- a CDS encoding peptidoglycan-binding domain-containing protein; amino-acid sequence: MTNARLLVLLPALLAACSAPSSPQLASGPEAARLSAQSVLTWQALRQGDSGRDVVTLQYLLRHRGQTLSVDGAFGAGTDTAVRNFQRASGLTVDGIVGGNTWEKLIATVRQGDSNNAVRAVQDQLRSGYGYGSVTVDGVFGAGTNTAVRDFQSKRGLSADGVVGLNTWHALVTGSSTGGTGTTASLASQILNNSRITLGTSSSTVNGNPRQNIVDTAAGRLATRGCASNANCGLTVALKRSMLQGLASMGANNSMYITSIAGGVHSTYSDHYAGLALDIGTWNGVSLASPNSAHTAARNACIAAGSDPSQTFNAYYDPPGGHSNHVHCAWN
- a CDS encoding peptidoglycan recognition protein family protein, encoding MAAKNVLTRRDLLRLGALVGGGAFLASCGVKVASPALPQTPLNALAVASPSVAGTAAWAAQAPRSPIVLLSARPTRLIVHHTASANTSDLSRAQAYSLARSIQQSHFSRGWIDSGQQFTISRGGYVLEGRHRSLEAAQGGQQHVQGAHCDGFNDVSVGIENEGTYMTVSPPGGQYSALVGLCAWLCQQYGIPASELYGHRDFNNTDCPGDVLYAKLPQLRADVAARLGVSLRLWPTTRAPMTGERVRSAQRLLLAAGQSLTADGTYGSGTASAVRAFQSGVGLTPDGVIGSATWERLIRTVRRGDSGPAVQAAQGQLAARGYSVAVDGVFGAGTETAVRNFQTSRGLGADGVVGPNTWHALQS
- a CDS encoding Ig-like domain-containing protein yields the protein MALKPLSIGSAFVLGTLLIGCNPPTTPADTTAPTIALSATPNPVTANGTFTLKAAVSDDVGVTKVEFYDGATKLGEDTTAPYELPVAVTIANNGKKTYTATAYDAAGNKASANTEVNVTITDVTAPTVSLTATPNPVTAAGTVTLRATAADNVGVTKVEFFEGTTKLGEDTTAPFEMTVSLNAVQNGKKTYTATAYDAAGNKTSASTEVTVAITAATAPLRGTVVDQNIGAPVAGSTITVMQGGTTLGTVTTDANGQFTLNGLSAGTYDLKARKTGMAGSDLYGVMVGTDTPSVQLVQRPAFDTAVSPEPAQISFTRADGTTPLAGSTFTNSVDFKIKTDANYTGPIRIMYAQLGRTPGSGVITASNTANNWNFSPPQDQQGVIESPGVTVPNASSPNFIAGFGTAAGETVYLQIMVVDFNFNYSRYIVPIKLINTNASQNVTVTAPTAAAATAFTLKQEGSWTTPYNTPNPDAAPNGSGVFVEVRWCYTNTAAVPFAFDIERSENGTTFTKVGTVGGGANASCSATNQASRPYNFRDTSADLTVGKTFTYRVMARGANSVASNTTQTTPLAQFQPTFIAPADESTGVSLNPTFVMGQNQTEIGADGAAYNLRLRDLMTLSGYNLPGSAANALIRVEEGTGPTGNGIAVGQSAVFTSTGAVLGAPATAANVLTDTSGKFGAAKSLAPVNTTAHTVSLPLNVLGAPALQPLRPYKWEMYSGFAYKYAPSEGNRISAYSVFTWPAGTDAPILQTRGTNINWDFITGEK
- a CDS encoding acyl-CoA dehydrogenase, with the protein product MPPVLSRRDLNFQLFEVLDTAALTARARFSSHTREDYEAVLTLALDVAERHFAPYAREADEHEPTLREGRVVLPLSAQAAMQAFREAGFFSAHHDEELGGLALPWVVMQAAMAHFQAANIGYSGYPFLTIGNANLQRQFASPEQQRRYMMPLLEGRWFGTMALSEPQAGSGLADISTTATPRPDGTYAIRGTKMWISGGEHELTENIVHLVLARMAGGEAGVRGISLFLVPRFRLRQDGSPGETNHVVLAGLNHKLGYRGTVNTLLNFGEGGETVGELVGAPGQGLAQMFHMMNEARIGVGLGAVMLGSAGYQHSLAYARERRQGRRPGARDPLSPPVPIIEHADVRRLLLRQKATVEGGLALGLYACALVDDLHTGPQEARADTGLLLDLLTPIVKSWPSRHVQAALSDAIQVMGGAGYTRDFPVEMYYRDNRLNPIHEGTEGIQAADLLGRKLTQAGGRGLSVLLTRLEADLAASEPLTGLDEIRSGVRGAAQAGPAALGALLARAADLGPERVLAGAHSALELLGGVVLGWMWLRQAAAAARALPTARGEDTAFYQGKLQAARFFALHELPRIRVHIELLAAADTTALDMSPEWF